A stretch of the Clarias gariepinus isolate MV-2021 ecotype Netherlands chromosome 26, CGAR_prim_01v2, whole genome shotgun sequence genome encodes the following:
- the rab5ab gene encoding RAB5A, member RAS oncogene family, b, with translation MAGRGGATRPNGPNAASNKICQFKLVLLGESAVGKSSLVLRFVKGQFHEFQESTIGAAFLTQTVCLDDTTVKFEIWDTAGQERYHSLAPMYYRGAQAAIVVYDITNEESFARAKNWVKELQRQASPNIVIALAGNKADLANKRALDFEDAQSYADDNSLLFMETSAKTSMNVNEIFMAIAKKLPKNEPQAAGTNAGRNRGVDLAETAQPAKGPCCSN, from the exons ATGGCAGGAAGAGGCGGTGCTACAAGACCTAATGGGCCGAATGCAGCCAGCAACAAAATCTGTCAGTTCAAACTGGTGCTGCTGGGCGAGTCTGCAGTCGGCAAGTCCAGCCTGGTGCTGCGCTTCGTCAAAGGCCAGTTCCATGAGTTTCAGGAGAGCACGATAGGAG CTGCATTCCTGACTCAGACGGTATGTTTGGACGACACGACAGTGAAGTTCGAGATCTGGGACACAGCCGGTCAGGAGCGCTACCACAGTTTGGCTCCGATGTATTACAGAGGGGCGCAGGCAGCCATCGTGGTGTACGACATCACAAATGAA gaATCATTTGCACGTGCAAAGAATTGGGTTAAAGAGCTTCAGCGGCAAGCCAGTCCTAATATTGTAATAGCTCTGGCTGGAAACAAAGCAGATCTTGCCAACAAGAGAGCACTGGACTTTGAg GATGCACAGTCTTACGCAGATGACAACAGTTTGCTTTTCATGGAAACGTCAGCAAAGACGTCAATGAACGTGAACGAGATTTTTATGGCCATCG CGAAGAAACTCCCCAAGAACGAGCCACAGGCGGCCGGAACGAACGCAGGACGAAATCGAGGCGTGGACCTGGCAGAGACAGCGCAGCCTGCCAAAGGGCCATGCTGCAGCAACTAA